The Acetivibrio saccincola genome window below encodes:
- the typA gene encoding translational GTPase TypA: MHIREDLRNIAIIAHVDHGKTTLVDGLLKQSGIFRDNQHVNDRVMDSGDLERERGITILSKNTAVHYNGVKINIVDTPGHADFGGEVERVLKMVDGVLLLVDSFEGTMPQTRFVLTKALGLNLKPIVVVNKIDRPDARPQEVLGEVLELFIELGADDEQLDFPVVYASAREGYATLDLNEKTSNLKPLFETIINTIPKPTGSLEEPLQFLVSSIDYNDYIGRIAIGRIERGTIKAGQTAALCRKDGSVDEVKISNLYTFEGLKRIGITSASLGEIVAISGIEDVNIGETICDLEKIEPLPFVDIDEPTISMTFSVNDSPFAGQEGTYVTSRHLRDRLFKELETNVSLRVEETDSPDSFKVYGRGELHLSILIETMRREGYEFQISKPTVVYKEIDGVKCEPVEYLIVDVPEDYMGVVMEKLGMRKSELINMASSAQGYMRLEFKIPARCLIGYRSELLTDTKGNGIMNHVFYGYESYKGDLTIRRRGSMIAWEEGETSVYGLYNAQERGTLFIEPGTRVYKGMIVGENAKQEDILINVCKKKHVTNIRAAGSDEALRLSPPTILSLEQALEFIADDELVEVTPKNIRLRKKALNGHKNK; the protein is encoded by the coding sequence ATACATATAAGGGAAGATTTAAGAAATATAGCAATTATCGCCCATGTAGACCATGGGAAAACAACATTGGTAGACGGATTGTTAAAACAAAGCGGGATATTCAGGGACAACCAGCATGTAAATGACAGGGTTATGGATTCCGGCGACCTTGAAAGGGAAAGAGGAATTACAATCCTCTCTAAAAACACCGCCGTCCACTATAACGGGGTCAAGATAAATATAGTGGACACCCCTGGACACGCTGACTTTGGCGGTGAAGTTGAACGTGTTTTAAAAATGGTAGACGGTGTGCTGCTTTTAGTGGACTCTTTTGAAGGCACCATGCCCCAAACCAGGTTTGTCTTAACAAAGGCACTGGGTTTAAATTTAAAACCAATAGTGGTGGTAAATAAAATAGACAGACCTGATGCAAGACCTCAGGAAGTGCTGGGTGAAGTATTGGAACTTTTTATAGAACTTGGGGCTGATGATGAGCAGCTGGATTTTCCCGTTGTATACGCTTCAGCAAGAGAAGGGTATGCAACTTTGGATTTAAATGAAAAGACTTCAAACTTAAAACCTTTATTTGAAACTATAATAAATACCATTCCAAAACCAACAGGTTCTTTGGAGGAGCCTTTGCAATTTTTGGTGTCCAGTATAGACTATAATGACTATATTGGAAGAATTGCCATTGGGAGAATTGAAAGGGGCACAATAAAAGCAGGCCAGACTGCTGCACTTTGCAGAAAAGACGGCTCTGTGGATGAGGTAAAAATCAGCAATCTCTACACATTTGAAGGTCTTAAGAGAATCGGGATTACTTCTGCCTCTTTAGGGGAAATTGTTGCAATATCAGGTATAGAAGATGTAAATATAGGTGAAACAATTTGTGATTTAGAAAAAATAGAGCCACTGCCCTTTGTTGACATTGATGAGCCTACAATATCCATGACCTTTAGTGTAAATGACAGTCCCTTTGCAGGCCAGGAAGGAACATATGTAACATCACGCCATTTAAGGGACAGGCTTTTTAAAGAACTTGAAACAAATGTAAGTCTGAGAGTTGAAGAAACAGATTCCCCTGACTCATTTAAAGTGTATGGAAGAGGAGAACTGCATCTTTCCATTTTAATTGAAACAATGAGAAGGGAAGGATATGAATTTCAAATTTCCAAACCCACTGTGGTTTATAAGGAAATAGACGGGGTTAAATGCGAACCTGTGGAATATTTAATAGTAGATGTACCGGAAGATTATATGGGAGTGGTAATGGAGAAATTGGGAATGCGAAAATCCGAGCTTATTAATATGGCTTCTTCCGCCCAAGGATACATGCGGCTGGAATTTAAAATCCCCGCAAGATGCCTTATTGGCTACAGATCAGAACTTTTGACTGACACAAAAGGAAATGGTATAATGAATCATGTATTTTATGGATATGAGTCCTATAAAGGTGATCTGACCATTAGGCGGAGAGGCTCCATGATTGCCTGGGAAGAGGGGGAAACCTCTGTTTACGGGCTTTATAACGCCCAGGAAAGGGGTACTTTATTTATAGAACCCGGCACTAGAGTATATAAAGGCATGATTGTTGGTGAAAATGCAAAACAAGAAGATATATTAATAAATGTATGCAAGAAAAAACATGTGACAAATATAAGGGCTGCCGGCTCTGATGAAGCTTTGAGGCTTTCGCCTCCAACTATCCTAAGCTTAGAACAAGCTTTGGAGTTTATTGCAGATGATGAGCTGGTGGAGGTTACACCTAAAAATATAAGGCTTAGAAAAAAGGCATTAAATGGTCACAAAAATAAATAA
- the pdxS gene encoding pyridoxal 5'-phosphate synthase lyase subunit PdxS, whose amino-acid sequence MSGRFGTSKDLAEILRGGVIMDVTNPKEAEIAQKAGAVAVMALERVPADIRKQGGIARMSDPKMIKEIINAVSIPVMAKVRIGHFVEAQVLEAIGIDYIDESEVLTPADDKCHIDKKAFKTPFVCGAQNLGEALRRIAEGASMIRTKGEAGTGNIIEAVKHMRTMMSEIRRLKNLPKEELMTFAKEIAAPYELVVKVAEEGKLPVLNFAAGGVATPADAALMMQLGSEGVFVGSGIFKSSNPEKTAKAIVEATKYYNNPEVIAEVSEDLGEPMRGVEIPQV is encoded by the coding sequence ATGTCAGGTAGATTTGGTACAAGTAAAGATTTGGCAGAAATATTACGGGGCGGGGTAATAATGGATGTTACCAACCCTAAAGAAGCGGAAATTGCCCAGAAAGCAGGGGCGGTTGCAGTAATGGCGTTAGAAAGGGTACCGGCTGATATAAGAAAACAGGGCGGTATTGCAAGAATGTCTGACCCTAAGATGATAAAGGAAATAATTAATGCTGTATCCATACCTGTTATGGCTAAGGTGAGGATAGGGCATTTTGTGGAAGCACAAGTTTTAGAGGCTATAGGAATTGACTACATTGATGAAAGTGAAGTTTTAACACCAGCAGATGATAAGTGCCATATAGACAAGAAGGCGTTTAAAACTCCTTTTGTATGTGGTGCTCAAAATTTAGGAGAAGCATTAAGGAGAATTGCAGAGGGCGCATCAATGATAAGGACAAAAGGTGAAGCGGGAACCGGAAATATTATTGAGGCAGTAAAGCATATGAGAACTATGATGTCTGAAATAAGAAGGCTAAAAAATCTTCCAAAGGAAGAGTTAATGACTTTTGCAAAAGAAATTGCAGCACCATATGAGCTGGTTGTGAAAGTTGCAGAGGAAGGAAAACTTCCTGTTTTAAACTTTGCAGCAGGAGGAGTGGCAACACCGGCTGATGCTGCGTTAATGATGCAGCTTGGAAGTGAAGGTGTTTTTGTAGGCTCAGGAATATTTAAGTCTTCAAATCCTGAAAAAACTGCAAAGGCAATTGTGGAGGCAACTAAGTATTATAATAATCCGGAAGTTATTGCAGAGGTATCTGAAGATTTGGGAGAACCTATGCGCGGGGTTGAAATTCCCCAGGTATAA
- the rpsB gene encoding 30S ribosomal protein S2, protein MSVISMKQLLEAGVHFGHQTRRWNPKMAEYIFTERNGIYIIDLQKTVKKIEEAYFFIREVAMNGQKVLFVGTKKQAQDSIKEEATRSGQFYVNVRWLGGMLTNFKTIRGRIQRLKELNQMEEEGMFEVLPKKEVIKLRNEMAKLEKYLGGIKDMDELPGALFVVDPRKEKIAILEARKLGIPVVAIVDTNCDPDEVDYVIPGNDDAIRAVKLITAKIADAVIEGRQGEQLSTGEEPQQEVKEEVSLQKEEEQKEPEQKEVQQEAEQQEVVAEA, encoded by the coding sequence ATGTCAGTTATTTCTATGAAACAGCTTTTAGAAGCAGGTGTTCATTTTGGACATCAAACAAGAAGATGGAATCCTAAAATGGCAGAGTACATCTTCACAGAAAGAAACGGTATCTATATTATAGACCTTCAAAAGACCGTAAAGAAAATTGAAGAAGCATACTTCTTTATCAGAGAAGTTGCAATGAACGGGCAAAAAGTTCTTTTTGTAGGTACCAAAAAACAAGCCCAGGATTCAATAAAAGAAGAAGCTACAAGATCCGGACAGTTTTATGTAAATGTAAGATGGCTGGGCGGAATGTTGACAAACTTCAAAACCATCCGTGGAAGAATCCAGAGATTAAAAGAATTAAACCAGATGGAAGAGGAAGGAATGTTTGAGGTATTACCTAAGAAAGAGGTAATAAAGCTTAGAAATGAAATGGCAAAGCTTGAAAAGTACCTTGGTGGTATAAAGGATATGGATGAATTGCCAGGGGCTTTGTTTGTAGTTGACCCAAGAAAAGAAAAAATTGCTATTCTTGAAGCAAGAAAATTAGGTATACCTGTTGTCGCTATTGTTGACACAAACTGTGATCCGGATGAAGTGGATTATGTTATCCCAGGAAATGATGATGCTATAAGAGCTGTAAAGCTAATTACAGCAAAAATAGCGGACGCAGTTATAGAAGGAAGACAGGGCGAACAATTGTCTACAGGTGAAGAACCACAGCAAGAAGTTAAGGAAGAAGTGTCATTACAAAAAGAGGAAGAACAAAAAGAACCTGAACAGAAGGAAGTACAACAAGAGGCAGAACAGCAAGAGGTAGTTGCTGAAGCTTAA
- the tsf gene encoding translation elongation factor Ts, translating to MVTAGMVKELREKTGAGMMDCKKALAEANGNMEKAIEILREKGIASAAKKSGRIAAEGLVDAYIHGDGRIGVLVEVNIETDFAAKNEEFKTFVKDIAMQIAAAKPEYIRREEIPAEVIEKEKEILSAQARNEGKPEKIIEKMVEGRIEKFYKEVCLLEQPWVKDPDKTIQDLLNEKIATIGENINIRRFARFERGEGIEKKQEDFQEEVMKQIKG from the coding sequence ATGGTTACTGCAGGTATGGTTAAAGAGCTTCGTGAAAAAACCGGAGCAGGTATGATGGATTGTAAAAAGGCTCTTGCCGAAGCTAATGGTAATATGGAAAAAGCTATAGAAATTTTAAGGGAAAAAGGTATTGCATCAGCTGCTAAAAAATCAGGCAGAATTGCAGCAGAGGGATTAGTTGATGCCTATATACATGGTGACGGAAGAATAGGTGTATTAGTAGAAGTTAATATAGAAACTGATTTTGCGGCGAAGAATGAAGAGTTTAAGACTTTTGTAAAGGATATAGCTATGCAAATTGCAGCAGCTAAGCCAGAATACATAAGAAGAGAAGAGATTCCGGCTGAAGTAATTGAAAAGGAAAAAGAAATTTTAAGTGCACAAGCCCGCAATGAAGGAAAACCAGAAAAAATTATAGAAAAAATGGTTGAAGGAAGAATAGAAAAATTCTATAAAGAAGTATGTCTTTTAGAACAGCCGTGGGTTAAGGACCCGGATAAGACTATACAAGATCTTTTAAATGAAAAAATTGCCACTATTGGTGAAAACATAAACATCAGAAGGTTTGCAAGATTTGAAAGAGGCGAAGGAATAGAGAAAAAACAAGAAGATTTTCAAGAAGAAGTTATGAAGCAAATTAAAGGTTAA
- the pyrH gene encoding UMP kinase, translating into MQKIKYKRVILKISGEALAGDNKHGIDTDTINEISNRIEKIYKMGVEVAIVVGGGNFWRGRSGVGMDRTTADYMGMLATVINALGLQDALESKGIPTRVQTAIEMRQIAEPYIRRKAVRHLEKKRVVIFACGTGNPFFSTDTTAALRAAEIDAEVILLAKKVDAVYDSDPNINPNAQKFDRLSYLDILNKELGVMDSTAASLCKDNDIPIIVFGLDNPENIVKAVLGENIGTIINK; encoded by the coding sequence ATGCAGAAAATTAAATATAAAAGGGTTATTTTGAAAATAAGCGGTGAAGCTTTAGCAGGTGATAACAAGCACGGAATAGATACCGATACTATAAATGAAATTTCAAACAGGATTGAAAAAATATACAAAATGGGCGTTGAAGTGGCTATAGTTGTTGGCGGGGGAAATTTTTGGCGTGGAAGAAGCGGTGTAGGTATGGACAGGACAACCGCCGACTATATGGGAATGCTTGCAACGGTTATAAATGCTTTAGGACTTCAGGATGCATTAGAGTCAAAAGGAATTCCCACAAGAGTCCAAACTGCCATAGAAATGAGGCAGATTGCTGAACCCTATATTAGAAGGAAAGCGGTAAGGCATTTAGAAAAGAAAAGAGTTGTGATTTTTGCATGTGGTACAGGAAACCCGTTTTTTTCAACAGATACCACTGCAGCCCTCAGGGCGGCGGAAATTGATGCAGAAGTTATTTTGCTTGCAAAGAAAGTTGATGCTGTGTATGATTCGGATCCAAATATCAATCCAAATGCCCAAAAATTTGACCGGCTTTCATACTTAGATATACTCAACAAGGAGCTTGGGGTAATGGATTCAACTGCAGCTTCTCTTTGTAAGGACAACGATATACCCATTATAGTTTTTGGACTGGACAACCCTGAAAATATAGTAAAGGCAGTCTTAGGCGAAAATATTGGAACAATAATAAATAAGTAA
- the frr gene encoding ribosome recycling factor, with amino-acid sequence MSKEEYKEMKEKMNKTLSVLKGELNGVRAGRANPSILDKISIDYYGTPTPINQLANISIPEARVIVIQPWESSVLKDIEREIQKSDIGINPSNDGKVIRLVFPPLTEERRKELTKVARKYGEDAKIAIRSIRRDAIEKMKAAKKRSEITEDDLKVAEKEIQEITDKFIADIDSIVKKKEEEILEV; translated from the coding sequence ATGTCAAAAGAGGAATATAAAGAAATGAAAGAGAAAATGAATAAAACTTTAAGTGTTTTAAAGGGAGAACTTAACGGTGTCAGGGCGGGCAGAGCCAATCCTTCAATTTTGGATAAAATAAGTATAGACTATTATGGAACACCTACACCTATCAACCAGTTAGCTAACATTTCTATTCCGGAAGCCAGGGTTATAGTAATTCAACCATGGGAAAGCAGTGTTTTGAAGGATATTGAAAGGGAAATTCAAAAGTCGGATATAGGGATTAATCCAAGCAACGACGGAAAAGTAATAAGGCTTGTATTTCCTCCCCTGACTGAAGAGAGACGAAAAGAACTTACAAAAGTAGCGAGAAAATATGGGGAAGATGCAAAAATTGCAATAAGATCCATAAGAAGAGATGCTATAGAAAAAATGAAAGCTGCAAAGAAGAGATCAGAAATTACTGAAGATGATTTAAAAGTAGCTGAAAAAGAAATTCAGGAAATAACTGATAAATTTATTGCGGATATTGATTCCATTGTTAAGAAAAAGGAAGAAGAGATACTTGAGGTTTAA
- a CDS encoding isoprenyl transferase translates to MSFIDRFFKKDKYINKLNKSKLPKHIAIIMDGNGRWAKRRGLPRTVGHREGAKTLKTISTFCGNIGIKYLTVYAFSTENWKRPKEEVDALMDLLLDYLKNAEKHIGGKDVRIQTIGDISVLSSEIQKEIERVTRETKNNSGLILNIALNYGGRNEMVHCVKSIVEKIEKGEITKEDINEEIISENLYTKDIPDPDILIRPGGESRLSNFLLWQAAYTEIWYTDVLWPDFREKHIIDALLDYQNRNRRFGGL, encoded by the coding sequence ATGAGTTTTATTGATAGATTTTTTAAAAAAGATAAATATATTAATAAACTGAATAAAAGTAAATTGCCTAAGCATATTGCCATAATAATGGATGGAAACGGGCGGTGGGCTAAAAGAAGGGGGCTTCCCAGGACGGTAGGACATAGGGAAGGTGCCAAAACATTAAAAACCATTTCCACCTTTTGTGGGAATATAGGAATAAAATATCTAACTGTATATGCTTTTTCTACAGAAAATTGGAAAAGACCAAAAGAAGAAGTGGATGCTTTAATGGATCTACTCCTTGATTATTTAAAAAATGCAGAAAAGCATATTGGCGGAAAAGATGTGCGCATACAAACAATTGGGGATATAAGCGTACTTAGCAGTGAGATTCAAAAAGAAATTGAGAGGGTAACAAGGGAAACAAAAAACAACAGCGGGTTAATTTTAAATATAGCCTTAAATTATGGCGGAAGAAACGAAATGGTACACTGTGTTAAAAGCATAGTTGAAAAAATAGAAAAAGGTGAAATTACCAAGGAAGATATTAATGAGGAAATAATTTCTGAAAATTTATATACAAAGGATATACCGGATCCCGATATATTAATAAGACCTGGCGGGGAGAGCAGGCTGAGTAATTTCCTTTTGTGGCAGGCTGCTTATACTGAGATTTGGTATACAGATGTTTTATGGCCTGATTTTAGGGAAAAACACATTATTGACGCGCTGTTAGATTATCAAAACAGAAATAGAAGGTTTGGAGGATTGTAA
- a CDS encoding phosphatidate cytidylyltransferase, producing MKVRIISGVIGFCILLAVLWAGKLVLGLAVSIVCLIALYEFYKSVSKAGYKPVKLPGYLSAFILAFLGVDHSLTPAGFSGVLVLFIFLSIVFLFSFIIFLNKKHNIIDISLSFFSIFYITFLFSFIILTRNLPGGKYLVWFIFIGAWATDTFAYFSGRFFGKRKLIPSISPKKTVEGSIGGVIGCMLITVLYGMYLSNINMLNGFVVYHLIPLGFLCGIVSQIGDLAASSIKRYVNVKDFGNIMPGHGGALDRFDSILFCAPVVYFYINILYLL from the coding sequence ATGAAAGTCAGGATAATAAGCGGTGTTATTGGGTTTTGTATACTGCTGGCAGTTTTATGGGCAGGAAAACTTGTGCTGGGCTTAGCTGTTTCTATAGTATGCCTTATTGCACTGTATGAATTTTATAAGTCAGTTTCTAAAGCAGGCTATAAACCGGTTAAATTACCGGGCTATTTATCAGCTTTTATATTGGCTTTTTTAGGAGTTGACCACTCTTTAACTCCGGCGGGGTTTTCCGGGGTTTTGGTACTGTTTATTTTTTTAAGCATTGTCTTTTTATTTTCTTTTATTATTTTTTTAAATAAAAAGCATAATATTATAGACATTTCTCTGTCTTTTTTCAGTATATTTTATATAACCTTTTTGTTTTCTTTTATTATATTGACAAGAAACCTTCCAGGCGGAAAATATCTCGTATGGTTTATTTTTATTGGAGCCTGGGCGACAGATACATTTGCATATTTTTCCGGTAGGTTTTTTGGAAAAAGAAAGCTTATTCCTTCTATAAGCCCTAAAAAAACTGTAGAAGGGTCAATAGGAGGGGTGATTGGATGTATGCTTATAACTGTACTTTATGGTATGTATCTTTCAAATATTAATATGCTTAATGGATTTGTCGTATACCACCTTATTCCTTTGGGTTTTTTGTGCGGGATAGTATCCCAGATAGGGGATTTGGCTGCATCTTCTATAAAAAGATATGTCAATGTAAAAGACTTTGGAAATATAATGCCAGGGCACGGAGGGGCATTAGACAGGTTTGATAGCATATTATTCTGTGCACCGGTGGTATACTTCTACATAAATATCCTGTATCTTTTATAA